A single window of Deinococcus sp. KSM4-11 DNA harbors:
- a CDS encoding DNA gyrase subunit B has protein sequence MTQLDEKNIDSTETTLVEEIGTNTQPNADYTAADISVLEGMDAVRKRPGMYVQGGTGIDGYHQLLTEIIDNGIDEGLAGFATEIHVILHADGSTTVTDDGRGVPVDIMKSKGRPAIEVIYSELHAGGKFGQGAYKVSGGLHGVGSTVVNALSTFLDVTVNKHGKLHHVRFEQGTLVEPLHVTGDTPSDVKWATKVWFQPDPTVFKEFDNQFNYDRIRNRLRELAYLTGLKIVIRDERTGLHGGEVREETFFEQGGIANFARALVTDDTKLLYDQPIVMRGKAADVEVEVAFIHANTYASDNILTYANMIRTRDGGTPLTGFKTAYTRILNKYAKDKNLIKSGNPVPTGDDLLEGIYCVVSVKLGEPQFESQAKVKLLNSEAQTAVNAVVGEKFAEFLEENPKVGKTIVEKAAEAARAREAARKARDIVRRSNPLENDDLPGKLADCSSQDPAESEMFIVEGISAGGSAKGGRERRFQAILPLRGKILNVEKAELNKILKNAEIRALIAAIGAGVEGTGDRMHFDLSNLRYHKIIIMTDADMDGGHIATLLLTFFYRYMRPVVEAGYLYIAQPPLYRIMVGREKKGTYLYDNDALKVAVAQATKEGKKYDIQRFKGLGEMNADQLWDTTMNPETRALKRVGIEDLIVANEVFENLMGIEVGPRKLFIQENARFAEISV, from the coding sequence ATGACCCAACTGGACGAGAAGAACATCGACAGCACCGAGACCACCCTCGTGGAGGAGATCGGCACGAACACCCAACCCAACGCCGACTACACCGCCGCCGATATCTCCGTGCTCGAGGGCATGGACGCCGTCCGCAAACGGCCCGGCATGTACGTTCAGGGCGGTACAGGCATCGACGGCTACCACCAGCTCCTCACCGAGATCATTGACAACGGCATCGACGAGGGCCTCGCGGGCTTCGCCACCGAGATTCACGTCATCCTGCACGCCGACGGCAGCACCACCGTGACCGACGACGGCCGCGGCGTGCCCGTGGACATCATGAAGAGCAAGGGCCGTCCCGCCATCGAGGTCATCTACAGCGAACTGCACGCCGGCGGCAAATTCGGCCAGGGCGCGTACAAGGTCTCCGGCGGCCTGCACGGCGTGGGTTCCACCGTCGTGAACGCCCTGAGCACCTTCCTCGACGTGACGGTGAACAAGCACGGCAAACTCCATCACGTCCGCTTCGAGCAGGGCACCCTGGTCGAGCCGCTGCACGTGACCGGCGACACGCCCAGCGACGTGAAGTGGGCCACCAAGGTCTGGTTCCAGCCGGATCCCACGGTCTTCAAGGAATTCGACAACCAGTTCAACTACGACCGCATCCGCAACCGCCTGCGCGAACTGGCGTACCTGACCGGCCTGAAGATTGTGATCCGTGACGAACGCACCGGCCTGCACGGCGGCGAGGTGCGCGAGGAGACCTTCTTCGAGCAGGGCGGCATCGCCAACTTCGCCCGCGCGCTGGTCACCGACGACACCAAACTGCTGTACGACCAGCCCATCGTCATGCGAGGCAAGGCCGCCGACGTGGAAGTCGAGGTGGCGTTCATCCACGCGAACACCTATGCCAGCGACAACATCCTGACGTACGCCAACATGATCCGCACCCGTGATGGTGGTACGCCCCTGACCGGCTTCAAGACCGCGTACACCCGCATCCTGAACAAGTACGCCAAGGATAAGAACCTCATCAAGTCCGGCAACCCGGTGCCCACCGGCGACGACCTGCTGGAAGGCATCTACTGCGTGGTGAGCGTCAAGCTGGGCGAACCGCAATTCGAATCGCAGGCCAAGGTCAAGCTGCTGAACAGCGAGGCGCAGACCGCCGTGAACGCGGTCGTGGGCGAGAAGTTCGCCGAGTTCCTCGAAGAGAACCCCAAAGTCGGCAAGACCATTGTGGAGAAAGCCGCCGAGGCCGCCCGCGCCCGCGAGGCCGCCCGTAAGGCCCGCGACATCGTGCGCCGCAGCAACCCCCTGGAGAACGACGACCTGCCCGGCAAGCTGGCCGACTGCTCCAGCCAGGATCCGGCCGAGTCCGAGATGTTCATCGTGGAAGGCATCTCCGCCGGTGGCTCCGCCAAGGGCGGACGCGAACGCCGCTTCCAGGCCATCCTGCCCCTGCGCGGCAAGATCCTGAACGTCGAGAAGGCCGAGCTGAACAAGATCCTGAAGAACGCCGAGATCCGCGCGCTGATCGCCGCCATCGGCGCAGGCGTCGAGGGCACCGGCGACCGCATGCACTTCGACCTGAGCAACCTGCGGTACCACAAGATCATCATCATGACCGACGCCGACATGGACGGCGGGCACATCGCCACCCTCCTGCTGACGTTCTTCTACCGCTACATGCGCCCCGTCGTCGAAGCTGGGTACCTGTACATTGCCCAGCCCCCCCTGTACCGCATCATGGTCGGCCGCGAGAAGAAGGGCACGTACCTGTACGACAACGACGCCCTCAAGGTCGCCGTGGCCCAGGCCACCAAGGAAGGCAAGAAGTACGACATCCAGCGCTTCAAGGGCTTGGGCGAGATGAACGCCGACCAGCTCTGGGACACCACCATGAACCCCGAGACGCGGGCGCTGAAGCGCGTAGGAATCGAAGACCTCATTGTCGCCAACGAAGTCTTCGAGAACCTGATGGGTATAGAAGTGGGACCGCGCAAGCTGTTCATTCAGGAGAACGCGAGGTTCGCTGAGATTAGTGTGTAG
- a CDS encoding vWA domain-containing protein — translation MSRPAALLTALIGSTLTVAQAAPECTLPVGPLPTRTRAVFVLDTSGSMRGLGDGKANIFGRVTAAINTYVRATRPDHVELLTFDSGVRSRQDFGAPAGTARWNAALAALHADGTNTHLYRSLHAALSPLGAEGTYLTTVFVLTDGIDNDPQQAFTPEQALAAFGGRGPLDRLHYVALGTDIPPAARRALIASTYADGQTMPVNTVPDLIRIGHGGGLITVTDAAHVRVPFADTQTLSVGTDPSSRRVQLGFPAAQAGLVGLTVPGALPYGAPALLCAAPVALNGAVAPRPVRVLVRLNLPGALGLHLLNPGADRRLAAGEDVVLRYHAPGGLHLDGLKLLDLPAGLRGEIEHQPDSRDVAVKLTNTGLTAGTTARPMLLLPGGMAMTLPTVQGDAGGRVPDALPTATLHRTTAPLPSLPRWLAWLLLGVLVLAGGFAALRWRRRSASRPRAKTGVSPAPVAFADVPSVEGIEYSEDRLLALVGVNGDVTGVSTPLDGPFDVGHLARVPHLSGLRFEQHRHGLRSVQIPDDLEVSQGARLLRSGDIVRPGTLLGVAVARPARAPTVPLGSLSGLGLPLTLRAQGHTLHAAGPYGEHAVTLHPGITDLGDALEAPAVRGLRLAVTGSSVLLAELPASLGLRRPGEAESITPGTALSSLLTLDLPDVDDPGGSTPR, via the coding sequence ATGTCCCGTCCCGCTGCCCTCCTCACCGCCCTGATCGGTTCGACCCTGACCGTCGCGCAGGCCGCGCCCGAGTGCACTCTGCCCGTTGGGCCACTGCCCACCCGTACCCGCGCGGTGTTCGTGCTGGACACCAGCGGCAGCATGCGCGGCCTGGGCGACGGCAAGGCCAACATCTTCGGACGGGTCACGGCGGCCATCAACACCTACGTGCGCGCCACCCGGCCGGATCACGTGGAGCTGCTGACCTTCGACAGCGGCGTCCGCTCGCGCCAGGACTTCGGAGCGCCCGCCGGCACCGCCCGCTGGAATGCTGCGCTCGCGGCCCTGCACGCCGACGGCACGAACACGCACCTGTACCGCAGCCTGCACGCCGCCCTCAGCCCACTGGGCGCCGAAGGCACGTACCTGACCACGGTATTCGTCCTCACGGACGGCATCGATAACGACCCGCAGCAGGCCTTCACGCCCGAGCAGGCGCTCGCGGCGTTCGGTGGGCGCGGACCGCTCGACCGCCTGCATTACGTTGCGCTGGGCACCGACATTCCGCCCGCCGCCCGCCGCGCCCTGATCGCCAGCACTTACGCCGACGGCCAGACCATGCCCGTGAACACCGTGCCCGACCTGATCCGCATCGGCCACGGCGGGGGCCTGATCACGGTGACGGACGCCGCGCACGTCCGCGTGCCCTTCGCCGACACCCAGACCCTGAGCGTGGGCACCGACCCGTCCAGCCGCCGGGTTCAGCTCGGCTTCCCGGCGGCGCAGGCCGGACTCGTGGGCCTGACGGTGCCAGGCGCCCTGCCCTACGGCGCCCCCGCCCTGCTGTGCGCCGCGCCCGTCGCGCTGAACGGCGCGGTCGCTCCACGGCCGGTGCGCGTGCTGGTGCGTCTTAACCTGCCCGGCGCGCTGGGGCTGCACCTCCTGAATCCTGGGGCCGACCGCCGTCTGGCTGCCGGTGAGGACGTCGTTCTGCGGTACCACGCGCCGGGTGGCCTGCACCTGGATGGCCTGAAACTCCTCGACCTGCCCGCTGGCCTGCGCGGCGAGATCGAGCACCAGCCCGATTCGCGGGATGTGGCCGTGAAGCTCACGAACACCGGACTGACGGCGGGCACCACCGCCCGTCCGATGCTGCTCCTGCCCGGCGGCATGGCGATGACCCTGCCGACCGTGCAGGGGGACGCCGGTGGGCGCGTCCCCGATGCGCTGCCGACGGCCACCCTCCACCGCACGACCGCCCCGCTGCCGAGCCTGCCGCGCTGGTTGGCCTGGCTGCTGCTCGGGGTGCTGGTGCTCGCAGGCGGATTCGCTGCCCTGCGGTGGCGCCGCCGCTCGGCGTCCAGGCCACGGGCGAAGACCGGCGTATCGCCCGCTCCGGTCGCCTTTGCGGACGTGCCGAGCGTCGAGGGCATCGAGTACAGCGAGGACCGGCTGCTGGCCCTGGTCGGCGTGAATGGCGACGTGACGGGCGTGTCTACCCCCCTCGACGGCCCCTTCGACGTGGGCCACCTGGCGCGCGTCCCGCACCTGAGCGGCCTGCGCTTCGAGCAGCACCGCCACGGCCTGCGCAGCGTGCAGATCCCGGACGATCTGGAGGTCAGCCAGGGAGCCCGACTGCTCCGCAGCGGGGACATCGTGCGGCCCGGCACGCTGCTCGGGGTGGCCGTGGCCCGGCCCGCCCGCGCGCCGACAGTGCCGCTCGGTTCCCTGTCGGGCCTGGGCCTGCCGCTCACGCTCCGCGCCCAGGGGCACACCCTGCACGCGGCCGGACCGTATGGGGAGCATGCGGTCACGCTGCACCCCGGCATCACGGATCTCGGCGACGCGCTGGAGGCTCCGGCGGTGCGCGGCCTGCGCCTCGCGGTGACGGGCAGCAGCGTCCTGCTGGCGGAACTTCCGGCCAGCCTGGGCCTGCGCCGCCCCGGCGAGGCCGAGTCCATTACGCCGGGCACGGCCCTGAGCAGCCTGCTGACCCTCGACCTGCCGGATGTCGACGATCCGGGCGGGAGCACGCCGCGCTAG
- a CDS encoding LysM peptidoglycan-binding domain-containing protein: protein MLRRLLLLPLLLAALTAPGLTAAGAASAARTVTVQRGDTLPRIAARSGVSVARLRALNGLKGDALIRGQVLRLGPVSTTRPAAPQGLYTVKRGDWLSKIAQRYGVTVAALLKANTLRTAVITPGQKLIVPARTQPLPAHAAHPAARPTTEIRTLYTYIRMGVGDTPVALAARYHLSVNSLRRLNGLTSYRQMVAGSKLLVPTRVPVPIPPRPLHQPVTFKTLRPLGVPVQIISVDLRYRSTLIAPVLPSAHLVFGSGARVGQLARTSHAQALINGSYFHPSSFAPAGDIVMQGRMLTWGRIPMALAITPDNRATIRASTTPLLRRPLDTSWAGMETVIATGPRILAGGKLTIGYNAAFRDPALFGRAARSAVGLVSNRDLVLVSTHTRLTTTEMGKLMARLGIKDALLLDGGSSAGIAWNGSPVLESVRKVSYGIGVFTDYTGRRYLR, encoded by the coding sequence ATGCTGCGACGTCTTCTGCTCCTTCCCCTGCTGCTCGCGGCCCTGACCGCGCCCGGCCTCACCGCTGCCGGGGCGGCATCTGCGGCGCGCACCGTGACCGTGCAGCGCGGCGATACCCTCCCGCGCATCGCGGCCCGCAGTGGCGTTAGCGTGGCCCGGCTGCGCGCCCTGAACGGCCTGAAAGGTGACGCCCTGATCCGCGGGCAGGTATTGCGCCTCGGGCCGGTTTCCACGACCAGACCGGCCGCGCCGCAGGGCCTGTACACCGTGAAGCGGGGAGACTGGCTGAGCAAGATCGCTCAGCGCTACGGCGTCACGGTGGCGGCGCTCCTCAAGGCCAACACGCTGCGTACGGCGGTCATCACGCCCGGCCAGAAACTGATCGTGCCCGCCCGCACCCAGCCCCTCCCTGCGCACGCTGCCCACCCCGCCGCGCGGCCTACCACCGAGATCCGCACGCTGTACACGTACATCCGCATGGGTGTGGGCGACACTCCGGTCGCGCTCGCCGCCCGCTACCACCTGAGCGTGAACAGCCTGCGCCGCCTGAACGGCCTGACCTCGTACCGGCAGATGGTGGCCGGCAGCAAACTGCTGGTGCCCACCCGCGTGCCCGTGCCCATTCCGCCCCGGCCGCTGCACCAGCCCGTGACCTTCAAAACCCTCAGGCCCCTGGGCGTGCCGGTGCAGATCATCAGCGTGGACCTGCGGTACCGCTCCACGCTGATCGCGCCCGTGCTGCCCAGCGCGCACCTCGTGTTCGGCAGCGGAGCACGGGTCGGCCAGCTGGCCCGCACCAGCCACGCGCAGGCGCTGATCAACGGCTCGTACTTCCATCCCTCGAGCTTCGCGCCCGCCGGGGACATCGTCATGCAGGGCCGCATGCTCACGTGGGGCCGGATTCCCATGGCGCTGGCCATCACCCCGGACAACCGCGCCACCATCCGCGCCAGCACCACTCCGCTGCTGCGCCGTCCGCTGGACACCAGCTGGGCCGGCATGGAAACCGTGATCGCCACCGGGCCGCGCATCCTGGCCGGCGGGAAACTGACCATCGGGTACAACGCCGCGTTCCGCGACCCCGCCCTGTTCGGCCGCGCCGCCCGGAGCGCCGTGGGACTGGTCAGCAACCGTGATCTGGTGCTGGTCAGCACCCACACCCGCCTGACGACGACCGAGATGGGCAAGCTGATGGCCCGCCTGGGCATCAAGGACGCGCTGCTGCTCGACGGCGGCAGCTCGGCCGGGATCGCCTGGAACGGCTCACCGGTACTGGAGAGCGTCCGCAAGGTCAGCTACGGCATCGGCGTGTTTACCGACTACACCGGGCGCCGTTACCTGCGCTGA
- the rbfA gene encoding 30S ribosome-binding factor RbfA: MKPEQLQSQITRVLSDAISGLRDPRVPMIVTVERVTVTTDYGLARVYVSAMTGDVDDLVEALNHARGHLQRQVAEHVRLRRTPTLEFHAASESRW, encoded by the coding sequence GTGAAGCCCGAGCAGCTGCAGTCCCAGATCACGCGCGTGCTCAGTGACGCCATCTCCGGCCTGCGTGATCCGCGCGTACCGATGATCGTGACCGTGGAGCGCGTGACCGTGACCACCGATTACGGCCTGGCCCGCGTGTACGTGAGTGCCATGACCGGCGACGTCGATGATCTGGTCGAGGCGCTGAACCACGCGCGTGGGCACCTGCAACGCCAGGTGGCCGAGCATGTCCGGCTGCGGCGCACGCCCACCCTGGAATTCCACGCGGCCAGCGAGTCCCGCTGGTGA
- a CDS encoding thioesterase family protein yields MVTGPAPAVEARTVLAVRYAETDMMGVVHHAVYPVWFEVGRTDLMLALGLPYTQIEARGYYLMLSGLSVEYRRAAKYGDSVTILTRAAQVRSRTITFSYAVYRAEELLATGETRHIATDHAYRPARLPDDVQAALSVGTR; encoded by the coding sequence CTGGTGACCGGCCCCGCGCCTGCCGTGGAGGCCCGCACGGTTCTGGCCGTCCGTTACGCCGAGACGGACATGATGGGCGTCGTCCATCACGCCGTGTACCCCGTGTGGTTCGAGGTCGGCCGCACCGACCTGATGCTCGCGCTGGGCTTGCCGTACACGCAGATCGAGGCGCGCGGCTACTACCTGATGCTCTCCGGGTTGAGCGTCGAGTACCGCCGGGCCGCGAAGTACGGCGACAGCGTGACCATCCTCACGCGGGCGGCGCAGGTCCGCAGCCGCACCATTACCTTCTCGTACGCGGTCTACCGGGCCGAGGAGCTGCTCGCGACCGGCGAGACCCGCCATATCGCCACGGATCACGCGTACCGGCCGGCGCGGCTACCGGACGACGTGCAGGCCGCCCTGTCCGTGGGAACCCGCTAG
- a CDS encoding NUDIX domain-containing protein, with protein sequence MSHLSRTLPIKRAAHVYLVQNGQLLLVEERMDDGSIFYGLPGGKAHAGETLGDAAVRQVLHETGLSVTDLAFVSLLEGELLTGTRNECYATFARFTAEFSGDLAPTDPEVVGLKWVPFEQVEALVRYGPPPEVEERNPLIWVPTRDFLRGQPRAYYPI encoded by the coding sequence ATGAGCCACCTGTCGCGCACCCTGCCGATCAAGCGCGCCGCGCACGTCTACCTCGTCCAGAACGGGCAGCTGCTGTTGGTCGAGGAACGCATGGACGACGGCAGCATCTTCTACGGTCTGCCCGGCGGCAAGGCCCATGCGGGCGAGACCCTGGGCGACGCCGCCGTGCGGCAGGTGCTGCACGAGACCGGCCTGAGCGTCACGGACCTCGCCTTCGTAAGTCTGCTGGAGGGCGAACTGCTGACCGGCACCCGCAACGAGTGCTACGCGACCTTCGCGCGCTTCACGGCCGAGTTCAGCGGTGACCTGGCCCCCACCGATCCGGAGGTCGTGGGGCTGAAATGGGTGCCCTTCGAGCAGGTCGAGGCGCTGGTGCGCTACGGCCCGCCCCCGGAGGTCGAGGAACGCAATCCGCTGATCTGGGTGCCCACGCGCGATTTCCTGCGCGGGCAGCCGCGCGCGTACTACCCCATCTGA
- a CDS encoding M1 family metallopeptidase: MSRPLGWTRLVLTVGVLGSVPVAAHSVQIPALPGSPRVPVLPLKEAPPRAALPAPEPIGDSIYPALGQRGLDVLHYDVTLHIDRPGTRGLRGVALLTLTSTRPLDTVSLDFLGPTVQDVRWNGRPVPWQQDETAAKLRLSPPTPLRPGQEAQVTVRYAGQAGVRQDQELGLDLGWVPVTDTAGRPLSNYTLSEPDGTRTFLPVNDHPSDPATFTLHVTVPRGYIVAASGLRGTERVVDEGWEYTFDQAQPIPTYALGLQVNHFQRVDSPAVPVGPGGAAVLRRDYFPDDTTDAVRRPYAQVGEMLRVLSGWFGPFPFPVHGAAVITPRVPALETATLLTMPVASSFERVIVHESAHQWFGDTVVLGDWADVWLNEGFATYAELLWLEAQGDDPAGIAATWYERLRDQGSRPLVATSEAQLFDQSAYLRGALALHALRAAVGDPAFRGFLQGYVREFNRRPVRTPDLLGFAARSLGPVAAMVLRTWVESPTLPPLPALRAPR; encoded by the coding sequence ATGTCCCGCCCCCTTGGGTGGACGCGGCTCGTCCTGACGGTGGGGGTGCTGGGCAGCGTGCCCGTGGCGGCCCACAGCGTCCAGATCCCGGCCCTGCCGGGAAGTCCCAGGGTGCCCGTGTTGCCCCTGAAGGAGGCGCCTCCCCGTGCCGCGCTGCCGGCTCCCGAGCCTATCGGCGACAGCATCTACCCGGCACTGGGGCAGCGGGGCCTGGACGTCCTGCACTACGACGTCACGCTGCACATCGACCGACCAGGTACGCGTGGGCTGCGTGGCGTGGCGCTGCTTACCCTCACCAGCACCCGCCCCCTGGACACCGTCAGCCTGGATTTCCTGGGGCCGACCGTGCAGGACGTGCGCTGGAACGGCCGACCGGTGCCGTGGCAGCAGGATGAAACCGCCGCCAAACTGCGCCTGAGTCCACCCACGCCGCTGCGGCCGGGTCAGGAAGCGCAGGTCACCGTGAGGTACGCCGGACAGGCGGGCGTGCGGCAGGATCAGGAACTGGGGCTGGATCTGGGCTGGGTGCCGGTCACAGATACGGCCGGGCGGCCCCTGTCGAACTACACCCTGAGCGAGCCCGACGGCACGCGCACCTTCCTGCCGGTGAACGATCATCCGTCGGACCCGGCGACCTTCACGCTGCACGTGACGGTGCCGCGCGGGTACATAGTCGCGGCCAGCGGCCTGCGCGGCACGGAACGTGTGGTCGACGAGGGCTGGGAGTACACCTTCGACCAGGCGCAGCCGATCCCCACCTACGCGCTGGGACTCCAGGTGAACCACTTCCAGCGCGTGGATTCTCCCGCCGTACCCGTCGGCCCGGGTGGCGCGGCCGTGCTGCGGCGCGACTACTTCCCGGACGACACGACCGACGCGGTACGCCGGCCGTACGCGCAGGTGGGGGAGATGCTGCGCGTCCTGTCCGGCTGGTTCGGGCCCTTTCCCTTCCCAGTACACGGCGCGGCCGTGATCACCCCGCGTGTGCCGGCGCTGGAGACGGCCACGCTGCTCACCATGCCCGTCGCGTCCAGTTTCGAGCGCGTGATCGTGCACGAGAGCGCCCACCAGTGGTTCGGCGACACGGTGGTGCTCGGCGACTGGGCCGACGTCTGGCTGAACGAGGGCTTCGCCACGTACGCCGAACTGCTGTGGCTGGAGGCCCAGGGCGACGATCCGGCGGGCATTGCCGCCACGTGGTACGAGCGCCTGCGGGATCAGGGCAGTCGACCGCTGGTGGCGACCAGCGAGGCCCAGCTCTTCGACCAGAGCGCGTACCTGCGGGGCGCGCTGGCCCTGCACGCGCTGCGGGCCGCCGTGGGCGATCCGGCCTTCCGGGGGTTCCTGCAGGGCTACGTGCGGGAATTCAACCGCCGGCCGGTGCGGACTCCGGACCTGCTGGGGTTTGCGGCCCGGTCGCTGGGGCCGGTGGCGGCCATGGTGCTGCGTACGTGGGTGGAGTCGCCGACCCTGCCCCCGCTGCCAGCGCTGAGAGCCCCACGCTAA
- a CDS encoding BON domain-containing protein: MWPFGKSTADRVKDALNEQPRLKDLGLQVTEQGGTVSITGMVPNDRYITLVKVVAEGINGVKSVDTSGVSVEQEAAAPAQAAPATPAPSVEAPATEIPPSMPGSVSTGNMNARPSAGQVGAAPARAQVSDAEIKEIEDSSAVAKAVLHAIRGNGELSDDPIDVLQSGKSIILRGVVDNDHELRLLEQTARGVSGVAAVDISGVKVAQGAKELVKEKDTSTGDTVYTVQPGDSLSAIAQKYYGDAMEYKKIAHYNNISNPDLIHPGDKLKIPG; this comes from the coding sequence ATGTGGCCATTCGGAAAGAGTACCGCTGACCGTGTCAAGGACGCCCTCAACGAGCAGCCCCGCCTCAAGGATCTGGGACTCCAGGTCACGGAACAGGGCGGCACCGTGTCGATCACGGGCATGGTGCCGAACGACCGGTACATCACCCTGGTCAAGGTCGTCGCAGAGGGGATCAACGGCGTGAAGTCCGTGGACACCAGCGGCGTGAGCGTCGAGCAGGAGGCCGCTGCGCCCGCCCAGGCCGCGCCTGCTACGCCCGCGCCCAGCGTGGAGGCGCCCGCCACGGAAATCCCGCCGAGCATGCCCGGCAGCGTCAGCACGGGCAACATGAACGCCCGTCCCAGTGCTGGTCAGGTCGGTGCAGCCCCGGCCAGAGCGCAGGTCAGCGACGCCGAGATCAAGGAGATCGAGGACTCCAGCGCGGTCGCCAAGGCGGTGCTGCACGCCATCCGGGGGAACGGTGAACTCTCCGACGATCCCATTGACGTCCTGCAGAGCGGCAAGTCCATAATCTTGCGCGGCGTGGTGGACAACGACCATGAACTGCGCCTGCTGGAGCAGACGGCGCGCGGCGTGAGCGGCGTGGCCGCCGTGGACATCAGCGGCGTGAAGGTCGCACAGGGCGCCAAGGAACTCGTGAAGGAGAAGGACACCTCCACGGGAGACACTGTGTACACCGTGCAGCCGGGCGACAGCCTCAGCGCCATCGCACAGAAGTACTACGGCGACGCCATGGAGTACAAGAAGATTGCGCACTACAACAACATCAGCAACCCTGACCTGATCCACCCCGGCGACAAACTCAAGATTCCGGGCTGA
- a CDS encoding sensor histidine kinase: MMVPMESVAQADPARPESLLAELRTPRTWRTALYLLLALPAGALSFGLLVGGVVGGVLTVPLLIGAGVLLGSLWLVGVLGDLHRLLAGLLGVRFARPLPPPSGGLFAWLRATLADPVTYRTLLFQLIQLPLAALCWVVLGALVTVIVLGVGSPLWLIDPAAWPVVWGDRTVTPSLSAVVGLELLGVGGLLVTAGVIDLFGRMWTRLSVALLSRDPGAEAARREVVALRRAAGRVALGDDLHATLLDLTVQARTASTADAVILLGADGTLVAGSGRWPDALLGLPDRLPGPGAADVRRAPDGTLLATLPVTLPVMAGGPEGGVLRARYAPGVRPGSEELAFLLSIADHVGTALHAAQLIERAGARAGELERARLARELHDSVAQALYGITLGAKTARATLESDPARTRQSLEYTIRLAEGGVSEMKALLFSLRPDALEEGGLVAALQQHAHALETRHGLTVHSDLRAEPPLAPDAQAVAYRVAQEAMHNVVKHARATQVWLELRVVPGSEVVLTVRDDGRGFDPQALLPGTLGQRSMRERAAGAGGTLSVHSGAGEGTTVTLHLPTDHRAAPGRGA, encoded by the coding sequence ATGATGGTGCCCATGGAGAGCGTGGCGCAGGCGGATCCGGCCCGGCCGGAGTCGCTGCTGGCCGAGCTGCGGACTCCGCGCACGTGGCGCACGGCGCTGTATCTGCTGCTGGCGTTGCCTGCTGGGGCGTTGTCGTTCGGCCTGCTGGTCGGTGGGGTGGTGGGCGGGGTGCTGACCGTGCCGCTGCTGATCGGGGCGGGCGTGCTGCTGGGGAGCCTGTGGCTGGTGGGCGTGCTGGGCGACCTGCATCGCCTGCTGGCCGGCCTGCTGGGCGTGCGCTTCGCGCGGCCCCTGCCGCCCCCGTCCGGGGGCCTGTTCGCGTGGCTGCGGGCCACGCTGGCCGATCCGGTCACGTACCGAACACTGCTGTTCCAGCTGATCCAGCTGCCGCTGGCGGCGCTGTGTTGGGTGGTTCTGGGCGCGCTGGTGACCGTGATCGTGCTGGGCGTGGGGTCGCCGCTGTGGCTGATCGATCCGGCCGCGTGGCCGGTCGTGTGGGGCGACCGCACCGTTACCCCCAGTCTGAGCGCGGTGGTGGGCCTGGAACTGCTGGGCGTGGGCGGCCTGCTGGTCACGGCGGGCGTGATCGACCTGTTCGGGCGGATGTGGACGCGGCTGTCGGTGGCGCTGCTGTCCCGCGATCCGGGGGCAGAGGCGGCCCGGCGCGAGGTGGTCGCGCTGCGCCGCGCCGCTGGCCGGGTCGCGCTGGGCGACGACCTGCACGCCACGCTGCTCGACCTGACCGTGCAGGCCCGGACGGCGAGCACCGCCGACGCGGTCATCCTGCTCGGGGCCGACGGAACGCTGGTGGCCGGCAGTGGCCGCTGGCCGGACGCGCTGCTGGGCCTTCCGGACCGCCTGCCGGGGCCGGGCGCGGCCGACGTGCGCCGCGCGCCGGACGGCACCCTGCTGGCGACCCTGCCGGTCACGCTGCCGGTGATGGCGGGCGGCCCGGAGGGCGGTGTGCTGCGCGCCCGCTACGCTCCCGGCGTGCGCCCCGGCAGCGAGGAACTGGCATTTTTGTTGAGCATCGCGGATCACGTGGGCACGGCCCTGCACGCGGCGCAACTGATCGAGCGGGCGGGGGCACGCGCCGGGGAACTGGAACGCGCCCGCCTGGCCCGCGAACTGCATGACAGCGTGGCACAGGCGCTGTACGGCATCACCCTGGGGGCCAAGACCGCGCGCGCCACCCTGGAGTCGGATCCGGCGCGCACGCGGCAGAGCCTGGAATACACCATCCGGCTGGCCGAAGGTGGGGTCTCGGAGATGAAGGCCCTGCTGTTCAGCCTGCGTCCGGACGCGCTGGAGGAGGGTGGGCTGGTTGCCGCGCTGCAACAGCACGCGCACGCCCTGGAAACCCGGCATGGTCTGACCGTGCATTCGGACCTGCGGGCCGAGCCGCCCCTCGCGCCGGACGCGCAGGCCGTCGCGTACCGGGTGGCGCAGGAAGCCATGCACAACGTGGTCAAGCACGCCCGCGCCACGCAGGTCTGGCTGGAGCTGCGGGTGGTGCCGGGCAGCGAGGTCGTCCTGACGGTGCGCGATGACGGGCGCGGCTTTGATCCGCAGGCCCTGTTGCCGGGCACCCTGGGCCAGCGCAGCATGCGCGAGCGGGCGGCGGGCGCGGGCGGCACCCTGAGCGTGCACAGCGGGGCGGGCGAGGGCACCACGGTCACGCTGCACCTGCCCACAGATCACCGGGCCGCGCCGGGGAGGGGCGCATGA